Proteins found in one Pyrus communis chromosome 15, drPyrComm1.1, whole genome shotgun sequence genomic segment:
- the LOC137716735 gene encoding ammonium transporter 2 member 5-like: protein MSNSTVPLPSNLIPDEASPAWMNKGDNAWQLTAATLVGLQSIPGLMILYGGAVKKKWAVNSAFMGFYAFACVLVCWVGWGYHMSFGDALIKNIPFWGKPNVALNQQYLLGPAFSGKLPNATMVYFQFVFAAITLILIAGALLGRMNFYAWMLFVPLWLTFSYTIAAFSIWSPDGFLAKKGIIDYSGGYVIHLSSGAAGFTAAYWVGPRSNKDRERFPPNNILLMLTGAGLLWMGWTGFNGGDPYVVSVDASLAVLNTHICTATSLLTWLLLDITFFRKPSVIGAVQGMITGLVCITPAAGVVQGWAAIIMGIFSGSIPWFTMMVVHKRSLLLQKVDDTMAVLHTHAIAGALGGILTGLFAHPRLSFLFYTKYGQYVGLFYGFHMGDVSTGFRQVGIQLLGIFYVVTLNVVVTSIICLVIQSIMPLRMSTEDMEIGDEAVHGEEAYAIWGQGEKLGNSKSGGYDIESSAAKSRKAARQIEMV from the exons ATGAGCAACAGCACAGTTCCTTTGCCTAGTAACCTCATACCAGATGAGGCCAGTCCGGCATGGATGAACAAAGGCGACAACGCGTGGCAGCTGACAGCCGCGACTTTGGTCGGCCTCCAGAGTATCCCGGGGCTCATGATCCTATATGGTGGCGCAGTGAAGAAGAAATGGGCCGTGAACTCGGCCTTCATGGGATTCTATGCTTTTGCTTGTGTTCTTGTTTGTTGGGTTGGGTGGGGATACCATATGTCATTTGGGGATGCCCTAATCAAGAATATTCCATTTTGGGGGAAACCTAACGTGGCACTGAACCAGCAGTATCTCTTGGGCCCTGCATTTAGTGGGAAATTGCCAAATGCCACAATGGTTTATTTCCAATTTGTGTTTGCAGCAATTACTTTGATTCTAATTGCTGGGGCACTTTTGGGAAGGATGAACTTTTATGCTTGGATGTTGTTTGTGCCTTTGTGGCTAACTTTTTCATACACCATTGCAGCTTTTAGTATTTGGAGCCCTGATGGGTTTCTGGCCAAGAAAGGAATCATTGATTATTCTGGTGGGTACGTAATCCATCTTTCTTCCGGTGCCGCTGGGTTCACAGCTGCCTACTGG GTTGGTCCTCGTTCAAACAAAGACAGGGAAAGGTTTCCTCCCAACAACATTCTTCTTATGTTGACTGGTGCAGGACTTCTCTGGATGGGCTGGACAGGGTTTAATGGAGGAGACCCTTATGTGGTCAGCGTTGATGCCTCCTTGGCTGTGCTGAACACTCACATCTGCACTGCTACCAGTTTGCTCACTTGGCTCTTGCTTGACATTACTTTCTTCCGTAAACCTTCGGTCATCGGGGCAGTTCAGGGAATGATCACTGGCTTAGTTTGCATCACCCCTGCTGCTG GTGTTGTGCAAGGATGGGCAGCAATAATAATGGGGATATTTTCGGGCTCAATCCCTTGGTTTACCATGATGGTtgttcacaagagatctttgcTCCTTCAGAAAGTTGACGACACAATGGCTGTCCTCCACACTCATGCCATCGCAGGTGCCCTTGGTGGAATCCTCACCGGTCTCTTTGCCCACCCACGGCTTAGCTTCTTGTTCTATACCAAATATGGACAGTACGTTGGCTTATTCTACGGTTTCCATATGGGAGATGTCAGCACGGGCTTTCGTCAAGTGGGAATCCAACTTCTCGGGATCTTTTATGTTGTTACACTAAATGTTGTGGTCACAAGCATTATATGTCTTGTGATACAATCCATCATGCCGCTGCGAATGTCCACGGAGGATATGGAGATTGGTGATGAAGCAGTTCATGGGGAAGAAGCTTATGCTATCTGGGGACAAGGTGAAAAGCTTGGAAATTCAAAGTCTGGAGGATATGATATTGAATCATCAGCTGCCAAAAGCAGAAAAGCTGCTCGACAAATTGAAATGGTTTAA